In Aquimarina sp. TRL1, a single window of DNA contains:
- a CDS encoding isochorismate synthase: protein MNLAEVYAKIGAQLDNELPFVIYRKKEENSCTAFLQQDATVYTTNSYSEAGFVFAPFDLESEQAIVMPYAKSEVITSATMPFSDVDRVENIADKVADCEKTAHITLVEKGIHEIQNSSLEKVVLSRTEKVTTQLDDALQLFHELTLLYSNAFVYFWYHPQVGQWVGATPETLLKVEQGILSTMALAGTKTAEDGTPVIWGDKEKEEQQIVTDFIVSGLSHITDNLQQSAVYTHQAGSLFHLRTDLKCTIAEKTNLKDIITVLHPTPAVCGLPKEKAKSFIMANEGYKRTFYTGFLGPLHMGVAQKSELFVNLRCMEVFAAHVKLFVGGGITKDSVAVSEWEETVKKTETMKKVLRIVGT, encoded by the coding sequence ATGAACTTAGCAGAAGTGTATGCTAAAATAGGGGCACAATTAGACAATGAACTTCCTTTTGTCATTTATAGAAAAAAAGAAGAAAATAGCTGTACTGCTTTTTTGCAGCAGGATGCGACGGTATATACTACCAATAGCTATTCAGAAGCAGGATTCGTATTCGCACCCTTTGACCTGGAAAGCGAGCAAGCGATAGTTATGCCGTATGCAAAGAGTGAGGTGATTACGTCGGCAACCATGCCTTTTTCTGATGTAGATAGAGTTGAGAATATAGCGGATAAGGTAGCTGATTGTGAGAAAACGGCCCATATTACCTTGGTAGAAAAAGGGATTCACGAAATACAAAACAGCAGTTTAGAAAAAGTAGTACTTTCTCGTACAGAAAAAGTGACGACCCAGCTGGATGATGCCTTGCAATTGTTTCATGAGTTAACTCTATTGTATTCCAATGCCTTTGTGTATTTCTGGTACCATCCTCAGGTAGGGCAGTGGGTAGGAGCTACTCCGGAAACCCTTCTAAAAGTAGAACAAGGTATATTGTCTACCATGGCACTGGCCGGGACAAAAACAGCAGAAGACGGTACTCCTGTCATATGGGGAGATAAGGAGAAAGAAGAACAGCAAATAGTAACGGATTTTATTGTGTCAGGGCTATCTCATATAACTGATAACCTGCAGCAATCAGCAGTGTATACCCATCAGGCAGGTTCTTTGTTTCATCTCAGAACGGACCTGAAATGTACTATTGCAGAAAAAACAAATCTGAAGGACATCATTACAGTCCTGCATCCGACTCCGGCTGTATGCGGACTTCCTAAAGAAAAAGCGAAATCATTTATTATGGCCAATGAAGGTTATAAACGCACATTCTATACCGGATTTCTTGGACCACTGCATATGGGAGTAGCACAGAAATCCGAGCTGTTTGTAAACCTGCGGTGTATGGAGGTATTTGCAGCACATGTTAAGCTATTCGTAGGAGGAGGAATCACCAAAGACTCTGTTGCAGTGTCTGAGTGGGAAGAAACAGTAAAGAAAACAGAAACCATGAAAAAAGTACTGCGAATTGTTGGTACTTGA
- a CDS encoding haloalkane dehalogenase, protein MEQKAESTSGYYEIYGSKIHVLEYGIKEGNPIVFLHGNPSNSFLWRNITPYVEDTGYRIIVPDLIGMGKSDKPAIDYTFMEHYAYVEKLIKQMELKNIILVLHDWGSALGFHYYTNYKDNVRAIVFMEGILQDISTFFDKDTQAFFKKLRGENGYKMIAEDNIFLNEVLPTWVVRELTQEELRAYKAPFETVESRKPIWKFVSQVPFEGKPELTAAVVKNYREQLQKANIPKLFFYAEPGAFMPVQVRNWIIENIPNTEVVNIGSGTHFIQEDNPELIGEKIREFVLKLKG, encoded by the coding sequence ATGGAACAAAAAGCAGAGTCGACATCAGGTTATTATGAAATTTACGGGAGTAAGATACATGTGCTGGAATATGGGATAAAGGAGGGCAATCCTATTGTTTTTTTGCATGGAAACCCTTCTAATAGTTTTTTATGGAGAAATATTACGCCGTATGTAGAAGATACGGGGTATCGTATTATTGTTCCTGACCTTATAGGTATGGGGAAATCGGATAAACCAGCGATTGATTACACTTTTATGGAACATTATGCATATGTAGAAAAGCTAATAAAACAAATGGAGCTTAAAAATATTATTCTGGTACTGCATGATTGGGGTTCAGCGTTGGGGTTTCACTATTATACGAATTATAAAGACAATGTAAGAGCAATCGTATTTATGGAAGGGATACTACAAGATATAAGTACTTTTTTTGATAAAGATACGCAGGCTTTTTTCAAAAAACTGAGAGGAGAAAATGGCTATAAAATGATTGCAGAAGATAATATTTTCTTAAATGAAGTTTTACCTACTTGGGTTGTTAGAGAATTGACCCAGGAAGAACTGAGAGCGTATAAAGCTCCTTTTGAAACAGTAGAAAGCAGAAAACCTATTTGGAAATTCGTTTCTCAAGTACCGTTTGAAGGAAAACCAGAGTTAACAGCTGCTGTTGTAAAAAACTATAGAGAGCAATTACAAAAAGCTAATATTCCAAAATTATTTTTTTATGCAGAACCTGGAGCATTTATGCCAGTGCAGGTACGCAATTGGATTATTGAAAACATTCCAAATACGGAAGTCGTAAATATTGGTTCAGGAACACACTTTATTCAAGAGGATAACCCAGAATTAATAGGAGAAAAAATTAGAGAATTTGTTCTAAAACTTAAGGGATAA
- a CDS encoding PaaI family thioesterase, with the protein MDLTKEQILQECNKICKDTLMETLAIHFCDVGEDYLVAKMPVTSRVYQPDKVLHGGAMVALAESVGSAASMIFLNSSEFYIRGIEISANHVKSIREGYVYATARAVHRGRTTQLWDIKIKDENEQLISSVKLTTIALPKNK; encoded by the coding sequence ATGGATTTGACAAAAGAGCAAATATTGCAGGAATGTAATAAAATCTGTAAGGATACCTTGATGGAAACACTGGCGATACATTTTTGTGATGTGGGAGAAGATTATCTGGTAGCAAAAATGCCGGTAACCTCCCGGGTATACCAACCGGATAAGGTATTGCATGGAGGCGCTATGGTAGCATTAGCAGAGAGTGTAGGGAGTGCTGCTTCCATGATTTTTTTAAACTCCAGTGAATTTTATATCCGTGGGATAGAAATCTCAGCCAATCACGTAAAAAGCATTCGAGAGGGATATGTATATGCTACGGCTCGTGCGGTTCACAGAGGGAGAACTACCCAGTTGTGGGATATCAAAATTAAGGATGAAAACGAACAGCTTATTTCTTCGGTTAAATTGACAACGATTGCCCTGCCAAAAAATAAATAA
- a CDS encoding LysR family transcriptional regulator, with protein MDISLRNLKLVNVIVKEGSVTKAAEKLFLSQPALSHQLKKLEEEIGLKIFNRLNKKLILTEAGQILYETSEKLLVSFHLLNSELEELKKGKKKKIRLTTECYTCYHWLPKVVQEFRKENPDINVQINTEATKEPLQYLLEGKIDMAIVSNRSNSPSIHFAPLITDEMVVIISKESDLRDFENLVLSDLANQNLILYDIPEERNYVLTNILRNDLSLVKSVQKIQLTEAIIQLVSANLGISIMAKWAVEPFLQNNYLKIIPFKTNQGQRNWFIASLNKAAEIENSFIKQIKKKFNQ; from the coding sequence TTGGATATATCATTACGAAATTTAAAACTGGTCAATGTTATTGTAAAAGAAGGTTCTGTAACCAAAGCTGCGGAAAAACTCTTCCTTTCTCAACCAGCATTAAGTCATCAATTAAAAAAACTGGAAGAAGAAATAGGTCTTAAAATTTTCAACCGATTAAACAAAAAACTGATTCTTACAGAAGCCGGACAAATACTCTATGAAACTTCTGAAAAATTATTAGTCTCGTTTCATCTTCTCAACTCCGAACTAGAAGAATTAAAAAAAGGGAAAAAGAAAAAAATCCGTTTGACAACGGAATGTTACACTTGCTATCATTGGTTACCTAAAGTTGTTCAGGAATTCAGAAAAGAGAATCCGGATATAAATGTTCAAATTAATACTGAGGCTACAAAAGAACCTCTTCAATATCTTCTCGAGGGTAAAATTGATATGGCTATTGTAAGTAATCGGTCAAATAGCCCTTCTATACACTTTGCCCCTTTAATAACGGATGAAATGGTTGTTATTATCTCAAAAGAGAGTGATTTGAGGGATTTTGAGAATCTCGTACTATCTGACTTAGCAAATCAAAATCTAATTCTATACGATATCCCTGAAGAAAGAAATTATGTTTTAACCAATATTTTGAGAAACGATCTTAGTCTGGTGAAGTCTGTTCAAAAAATACAACTAACAGAAGCTATCATACAATTGGTCAGTGCGAACTTAGGCATTTCTATTATGGCAAAATGGGCTGTCGAACCTTTCTTACAAAATAATTATCTAAAAATTATTCCTTTTAAAACAAATCAAGGACAAAGGAATTGGTTTATTGCCAGTCTCAATAAGGCAGCAGAAATAGAAAATTCATTTATCAAGCAGATCAAAAAAAAATTTAATCAATAA
- a CDS encoding PLP-dependent cysteine synthase family protein, giving the protein MEGIGNTPLIRLQQLTDTDSATVYVKFEGANPTGSMKDRMALSMIEGAEKRGELKAGGTVVDYTGGSTGSSLAMICAIKGYKAHFVSSDAFSEEKLQTMRAFGATLDLVPSEQGKITANVIDTAIKKVSALATQPNTFYTDQFKNIDNRNAYHKMAYEIMDVLGTNIHEFITGVGTGGCFSGNAEILKKEIPGIRCIPIEPYNVRTLSGGDTSGTHRLEGMGAGFIPAICRMDLADEIIAVTDKDAYKTARILARTEGIFGGITSGANVWAALQRAKIIGKGKTIVTVVCDSGLKYLNGDLYT; this is encoded by the coding sequence ATGGAAGGAATAGGAAACACCCCACTTATCAGGTTACAACAACTAACGGATACAGATAGTGCAACTGTTTATGTCAAATTTGAAGGAGCAAATCCCACAGGAAGCATGAAAGACAGAATGGCATTATCGATGATTGAAGGTGCCGAAAAACGAGGGGAATTAAAGGCTGGCGGAACCGTTGTTGATTATACAGGAGGAAGTACCGGAAGCTCTTTGGCGATGATCTGTGCTATAAAAGGATACAAAGCACATTTTGTATCATCGGACGCCTTTTCTGAGGAAAAACTACAAACAATGCGGGCTTTTGGAGCGACATTAGATCTGGTTCCTAGTGAACAAGGAAAAATAACAGCTAATGTTATTGATACAGCTATCAAAAAAGTAAGTGCACTCGCAACCCAGCCCAACACCTTCTATACAGACCAGTTTAAGAACATCGATAATCGAAATGCGTATCACAAAATGGCGTATGAGATAATGGATGTTTTAGGAACAAACATCCATGAGTTTATAACAGGTGTAGGAACGGGAGGTTGTTTTTCGGGAAATGCAGAAATACTAAAAAAAGAAATTCCTGGTATTAGATGTATTCCTATAGAACCTTATAATGTCAGAACCTTATCCGGAGGGGATACTTCTGGTACACATCGACTCGAAGGAATGGGCGCCGGATTTATTCCTGCAATTTGTAGAATGGATTTAGCTGATGAGATTATTGCCGTAACAGATAAAGACGCCTATAAAACCGCCAGAATATTAGCCAGAACCGAAGGGATTTTTGGAGGCATCACCTCTGGAGCCAATGTATGGGCAGCTTTGCAAAGAGCAAAAATAATCGGAAAGGGAAAAACAATTGTAACCGTCGTTTGTGATTCTGGTTTAAAATATCTAAACGGAGATCTGTATACATAA